One Lacipirellulaceae bacterium DNA window includes the following coding sequences:
- a CDS encoding tetratricopeptide repeat protein, translating into MDNEYQSEDYQAGDFHPGPLLVEWYEQYLVDQDITAFVRLTSRRYFVGTLERLALEGHRSSRRAAILALGRLASYTSNNVVGCALADSDRGVRTLAEQAIRRLWMRVGAAADQRMLVAIEEQLDDRDYDQAAKLAAKLIQQTPWIAQAWYQRGVAYYHLGQFDAAVRDCHQALEINAYHFQAASIMGHAYLSQGNLLSALESFRRTLRLNPSMEEVRAQVIRLQRTLKQDKPE; encoded by the coding sequence GTGGATAACGAATACCAATCCGAAGACTATCAGGCCGGGGATTTTCACCCTGGGCCGCTGCTAGTCGAATGGTACGAGCAATACCTTGTTGACCAGGATATCACTGCCTTTGTGAGGCTGACTTCGCGTCGTTACTTCGTTGGCACGTTGGAACGACTAGCCCTTGAGGGGCACCGCTCCTCTCGCCGAGCTGCAATTCTGGCTTTGGGTCGCCTAGCAAGCTACACGTCGAATAACGTTGTAGGATGTGCTCTCGCCGATTCAGACCGCGGGGTCCGAACTTTGGCCGAGCAAGCGATCCGCCGACTTTGGATGCGTGTCGGGGCTGCCGCAGACCAACGGATGCTCGTGGCCATCGAAGAGCAGCTCGACGACCGCGACTACGACCAGGCGGCCAAACTAGCAGCGAAACTTATCCAGCAAACTCCCTGGATCGCCCAAGCCTGGTACCAACGCGGGGTCGCCTACTACCACCTTGGCCAATTCGACGCGGCCGTCCGCGACTGCCATCAGGCCCTCGAGATTAACGCCTATCACTTCCAGGCCGCCTCGATCATGGGGCACGCGTATCTCTCGCAGGGAAACCTTCTATCCGCCTTGGAAAGCTTCCGCCGGACTCTGCGGCTGAATCCCAGCATGGAAGAAGTCCGTGCTCAAGTGATCCGACTCCAACGGACGCTCAAGCAGGACAAGCCTGAGTAG
- a CDS encoding sodium:proton antiporter yields the protein MSRTGERRGGVVVWAIFGLLTAYCALLVAELPQSWTAEVVGAHAEHSDVDIHPEPHDAGHHKAEAPPYWTVIPFVILLGCIAVLPLLHKTEHWWEENINRFKVAAGLGIVTLCYYAFLHHTPVEGHWPSHHVVEASDSVVQVGFVKAVLANAILQEYIPFIVLLFSLYTIAGGVRIEGDLQANPLTNASFMAAGGLLASFIGTTGAAMLLIRPLLETNKERNHVAHTVVFFIFVVCNCGGCLLPIGDPPLFLGYLAGVNFLWTLTLWKPFLLVNGLLLLTYCLVDQLYYYRKETIGDIQRDVTQTRRLRISGLKLNGPLLLGVVLAVALLDPSKAIPGTHWHSWMYLREMVQLGLVGISLYFGSKQIRQLNQFNYDAIVEVAALFIGIFICMQPALQILAVMGSELVEKWNMGPQEFFWATGGLSAFLDNAPTYLVFFQTAKEPGLVGPTGGVPEPILIAISMGAVFMGAMTYIGNGPNFMVKAIAEKSGVKMPSFFGYMVYSCLILLPILGFTVWQFIV from the coding sequence ATGAGTAGAACTGGTGAGCGTCGGGGCGGCGTTGTCGTTTGGGCGATTTTCGGACTCCTGACGGCCTACTGCGCCCTGCTCGTTGCTGAACTGCCGCAGAGCTGGACGGCAGAAGTCGTTGGGGCTCACGCGGAACATTCCGACGTTGACATTCATCCCGAGCCACATGACGCGGGGCATCATAAGGCAGAGGCTCCTCCTTATTGGACGGTAATTCCCTTCGTCATCCTGCTCGGCTGCATCGCCGTGTTGCCACTGCTTCACAAAACGGAGCACTGGTGGGAAGAGAATATCAACCGCTTCAAAGTTGCCGCGGGGCTCGGAATAGTCACGCTCTGCTACTATGCGTTCCTGCATCACACCCCCGTCGAAGGACACTGGCCATCGCACCATGTGGTTGAAGCGAGCGATTCAGTCGTGCAGGTCGGTTTCGTCAAAGCCGTACTGGCTAACGCGATTCTGCAGGAATACATCCCCTTCATCGTTTTGTTGTTTAGCCTCTACACGATTGCTGGTGGAGTGCGGATCGAAGGCGACCTGCAAGCGAATCCGCTGACCAATGCGTCGTTCATGGCGGCTGGTGGTCTTCTGGCGAGCTTCATCGGCACGACCGGTGCAGCGATGCTCTTAATTCGCCCACTATTGGAAACCAACAAAGAACGAAATCATGTTGCCCACACCGTCGTGTTCTTCATCTTTGTCGTCTGTAACTGCGGCGGCTGCTTGCTGCCCATTGGCGACCCCCCGCTGTTCTTGGGCTACTTAGCCGGCGTGAACTTTTTGTGGACGTTGACGCTTTGGAAACCATTCCTGTTGGTCAATGGTCTGCTGCTTCTAACGTATTGCTTGGTCGATCAGCTCTACTACTATCGCAAAGAAACGATTGGCGATATTCAACGCGACGTTACGCAAACTCGCCGTCTGCGCATCAGCGGTTTGAAGCTCAACGGTCCGCTCCTCCTGGGCGTTGTCCTGGCGGTTGCTCTGTTGGATCCCAGCAAGGCGATTCCAGGCACTCACTGGCATTCCTGGATGTACCTGCGAGAGATGGTACAACTTGGCCTCGTGGGGATTTCGCTCTACTTCGGATCGAAGCAGATCCGCCAGCTCAATCAATTCAATTACGATGCAATCGTCGAAGTCGCCGCGCTGTTCATCGGCATTTTTATCTGCATGCAACCGGCCCTGCAGATCCTAGCCGTGATGGGTAGCGAGTTGGTCGAGAAGTGGAATATGGGACCTCAAGAGTTTTTCTGGGCGACGGGCGGCCTGTCCGCTTTCCTCGATAATGCACCGACTTACTTGGTGTTCTTCCAGACCGCCAAGGAGCCAGGCCTTGTTGGACCAACCGGCGGGGTTCCTGAGCCGATCTTGATCGCCATTTCCATGGGGGCAGTCTTCATGGGCGCGATGACTTACATCGGCAATGGCCCGAACTTCATGGTAAAGGCCATCGCCGAAAAGTCCGGCGTGAAGATGCCAAGCTTCTTCGGCTACATGGTCTACAGTTGCCTGATCCTGCTGCCGATTCTTGGCTTCACGGTCTGGCAATTTATCGTCTAG
- a CDS encoding HRDC domain-containing protein — translation MLGEHVLPLTPFILFALVLPDQILTQQAEVDALCRRIAPSPVIGIDTEFVSEHTFYPELCLIQVATADEMAVIDPQEVDVLPFWKMLVEGEHTTVLHAGREEFNFILRAVGKLPTDVFDVQIAAGLCSNEYPAAYGSVVHKFLNHKPRKGEQRTDWRKRPLTDAQIDYALEDVRYLLDLRTTLVELLEERQRISWFEQEMARWSQTVVEAQDRRDWRRTSGIGRLNPTGLAIVRELWHWRYEEAKQLNQPQKRILRDDLMVEIANRKTDNPERILGIRGLQRGLLKRKVDELADCVRRGIANPEKRNRSGRRRELPTQLNLLGQFLTPAMTTICRQAEVAASMVGTATDFREFIAHRMGFSETEELPKLAQGWRGELVGNLIDDLLNGKKSIRIANLDDEDPLVFDDYQA, via the coding sequence ATGTTGGGCGAACACGTTTTACCACTAACGCCTTTCATCCTGTTTGCTCTCGTTTTGCCCGATCAGATTCTTACCCAACAAGCCGAGGTAGATGCCCTCTGCCGACGCATCGCCCCGTCGCCAGTGATTGGCATCGATACGGAGTTTGTCTCTGAGCATACGTTCTATCCCGAACTGTGCCTGATTCAGGTTGCGACGGCTGATGAAATGGCCGTGATCGACCCGCAAGAAGTCGATGTGTTGCCGTTTTGGAAGATGCTTGTTGAAGGTGAGCATACGACCGTGCTGCACGCTGGGCGTGAGGAGTTCAATTTCATTCTGCGGGCAGTCGGCAAGCTGCCGACGGATGTGTTTGACGTGCAGATTGCGGCCGGCCTGTGCAGCAACGAGTATCCAGCCGCCTACGGTTCGGTCGTCCACAAGTTTCTCAACCACAAGCCGCGAAAGGGAGAGCAGCGGACCGATTGGCGGAAACGTCCCCTGACCGACGCACAGATCGATTATGCACTCGAGGACGTCCGGTATCTGCTCGACTTACGTACCACACTCGTCGAGTTGCTCGAAGAGCGACAGCGGATCTCTTGGTTCGAACAGGAAATGGCGCGTTGGTCGCAAACCGTTGTTGAAGCCCAAGACCGTCGCGATTGGCGTCGCACGTCGGGCATCGGACGGCTCAACCCTACGGGACTGGCGATCGTCCGCGAACTCTGGCACTGGAGGTACGAGGAAGCGAAGCAGCTCAACCAGCCGCAAAAGCGCATTCTACGCGACGACCTAATGGTGGAGATCGCCAATCGCAAGACCGACAACCCCGAACGCATCCTTGGCATCCGTGGGCTGCAACGGGGATTGCTCAAGCGAAAGGTCGACGAGTTGGCTGACTGTGTCCGGCGTGGAATCGCGAATCCTGAAAAACGGAATCGTAGCGGACGACGGCGCGAATTGCCTACGCAACTGAACCTGCTTGGTCAGTTTCTCACTCCCGCCATGACAACCATCTGCCGTCAAGCGGAAGTAGCCGCCAGCATGGTCGGGACAGCAACCGACTTTCGCGAATTCATCGCCCATCGCATGGGCTTCAGCGAGACAGAAGAGCTCCCCAAGCTAGCACAAGGTTGGCGAGGTGAGCTCGTTGGCAACCTGATTGACGACTTACTCAATGGCAAGAAGTCGATCCGGATCGCCAATCTCGATGATGAGGATCCGCTTGTGTTCGATGACTACCAGGCGTGA
- a CDS encoding (5-formylfuran-3-yl)methyl phosphate synthase, translating to MSRTAFSMCDAKANEAGQQAGLLVSVRDVAEAQIAMRGGVDWIDLKEPGNGALGAVSGSVAQQVVDLVERRLPVSAAAGELLEWPTSQARELLAVEHLQILKLALAGCKNVPGWRQLWQEAASEIQESGKQLAAVAYADFGRAQAPAIEVVLAEAIELGLQTLLIDTFDKSAGPLTTHVPTATLASYLRKARAAGLRTVVAGKLTPEIIRELPLESVDLVAVRSAVTTGDREGPISPDRIKELSTILEAAQ from the coding sequence ATGAGTCGAACGGCATTCTCAATGTGTGATGCGAAAGCGAACGAAGCTGGGCAGCAGGCGGGTCTGCTTGTCAGCGTGCGAGACGTTGCCGAAGCTCAGATCGCCATGAGAGGAGGCGTTGATTGGATCGATCTTAAAGAGCCGGGCAATGGTGCGCTCGGCGCGGTCTCAGGTTCAGTTGCACAGCAAGTGGTTGATCTCGTAGAGAGACGTCTGCCCGTTTCGGCAGCCGCTGGCGAGTTGCTCGAATGGCCAACTTCGCAGGCCCGAGAATTGCTTGCTGTCGAGCACCTCCAGATCCTCAAACTTGCTCTAGCGGGGTGCAAAAACGTTCCCGGTTGGCGTCAACTCTGGCAGGAAGCGGCAAGCGAGATTCAAGAATCGGGGAAGCAACTGGCTGCCGTCGCCTATGCAGACTTTGGCCGGGCTCAGGCACCAGCAATCGAAGTCGTCCTTGCGGAGGCAATCGAGCTTGGCCTGCAGACGCTTCTGATCGATACGTTCGACAAATCTGCCGGGCCTCTGACGACGCATGTTCCTACCGCTACACTGGCCAGTTATCTCAGGAAGGCTCGAGCAGCGGGGTTGAGAACGGTTGTCGCTGGAAAGCTGACCCCAGAGATCATCCGCGAATTACCGCTCGAATCCGTCGATCTCGTTGCCGTCCGCAGTGCGGTCACGACCGGGGATCGAGAGGGGCCGATTTCACCTGACAGAATCAAGGAATTGAGCACCATTCTTGAAGCGGCTCAATAA
- a CDS encoding polyhydroxyalkanoic acid system family protein, with the protein MPKFNLTIPHNYSVEEAKSRLERFAESMKAKFQDQVKDMEQSWDDNTLSFGFKTLGIKIAGEMTVEEEALKVTGDLPFAAAMFKGKIETEMKEQLGRIMS; encoded by the coding sequence GTGCCGAAGTTCAACCTGACGATCCCCCATAACTATTCCGTTGAAGAAGCGAAATCTCGCCTCGAGCGGTTTGCCGAATCCATGAAGGCGAAGTTCCAAGATCAAGTCAAAGATATGGAGCAAAGCTGGGACGACAACACGCTATCTTTCGGCTTCAAAACCCTCGGCATCAAGATCGCTGGCGAAATGACGGTTGAGGAAGAGGCCCTAAAAGTCACCGGGGACCTTCCCTTCGCGGCTGCGATGTTTAAGGGCAAGATCGAGACCGAGATGAAAGAGCAACTCGGGCGGATCATGAGTTAG